The Eubacteriaceae bacterium Marseille-Q4139 genome has a window encoding:
- a CDS encoding DUF3048 domain-containing protein, with protein MRKKRRQVFLLALFLVSAGVLGGCQKKYEQVSVTEAPSETEAPETETAPTVVLETEPETETEPVLRIEVDGKIRSYLTGEMVDVEKANRRPVAVMMSNDKQSLPQYGINRADVVYEAPVEGDMNRYMAIFEDYDDLERIGSVRSCRTYYTYFAKEFDAIYAHYGQSNFAVPYLKNVDHINGVDGIGTTAYYRSSDKKAPHNAYTSGERLAASIEKMGFSTDYSEDYEGHYKFARGDEQVKLEDGEDAYKIVPGYPLNKPWFEYNEEDGLYYRYQYGGPHEGNEGQIAVKNVIFQYVEYGYYATTPYLNINVHTGHEGRFFTNGKYEKITWEKDGEFGVTHYYDMDGEEITLNKGKTWVCIIQTDKYNKAEIYGK; from the coding sequence ATGAGAAAAAAGCGCAGGCAGGTTTTTCTTTTGGCACTGTTTCTGGTGTCCGCAGGCGTTTTGGGCGGCTGCCAGAAAAAGTATGAACAGGTTTCCGTGACGGAGGCACCGTCCGAAACCGAGGCACCGGAAACGGAGACGGCTCCGACCGTCGTGCTGGAAACGGAACCGGAGACTGAGACGGAACCGGTCTTGCGCATTGAGGTGGATGGAAAAATCCGAAGCTACCTGACGGGCGAGATGGTGGATGTTGAGAAAGCCAACCGGCGCCCCGTGGCTGTGATGATGAGCAACGACAAGCAGTCGCTTCCCCAGTATGGTATCAACCGCGCAGACGTTGTCTATGAAGCGCCGGTGGAGGGCGATATGAACCGCTACATGGCGATTTTTGAGGATTATGACGATCTGGAGCGCATCGGCTCCGTGCGGAGCTGCCGAACCTATTATACATATTTCGCAAAGGAATTTGATGCAATCTACGCCCATTACGGCCAGAGCAATTTCGCGGTGCCCTATTTAAAAAATGTCGACCATATCAACGGCGTTGACGGCATCGGTACCACGGCATATTACAGGAGCTCCGATAAAAAGGCGCCCCACAACGCCTACACGAGCGGTGAACGGCTTGCGGCCTCCATCGAAAAGATGGGCTTTTCCACAGACTATTCCGAGGATTACGAGGGCCATTACAAGTTTGCCAGGGGCGATGAGCAGGTGAAGCTTGAGGACGGCGAGGACGCCTATAAGATCGTGCCCGGCTACCCGTTAAACAAGCCCTGGTTCGAGTACAACGAGGAAGACGGCCTCTATTACCGGTACCAGTACGGCGGCCCCCACGAGGGGAACGAAGGGCAGATTGCCGTAAAGAACGTGATCTTTCAATATGTGGAATATGGCTATTATGCGACGACGCCGTACTTAAACATCAATGTCCATACAGGGCATGAGGGACGTTTTTTCACCAACGGCAAGTACGAAAAGATCACCTGGGAGAAGGACGGGGAGTTCGGCGTCACCCATTACTACGACATGGACGGAGAGGAGATCACCTTAAACAAGGGAAAGACCTGGGTCTGCATCATCCAGACCGACAAATACAACAAGGCGGAAATCTACGGCAAATAG